AATGCCGGTATTGCTATTGCCCGGAATATGCATGCGGCATTTGTACTGCTGATGGATCAGGACAGCATTCCGGAACCGGATATGTTGCAAGAATTGCGTCGTATTCATACTCGATTGTCTCATCAGGAAAAACCAGTTGCCGCAGTCGGCGCGAGCTATCGAAATCAGACACATGAAGGACTGGCGCCTTTTACCCGGTTGACACAATTCGGTCTTGCAAAGATTCATTGCGAGGGCCGCACAGATTTTGTGCAAACCGATTTTCTGATATCGTCCGGGACACTGATTTCGATCCAAGCATTGGATCAAATCGGCGGCATGGATGAAGATCTTTTTATCGATCACATCGATACTGAGTGGTGTTTCCGTGCGCAATCCAAAGGATACAAAGTATTCGGCGCCTGTCATGCCGTCATGCGGCATGCATTGGGAGACCGCCAGGTTCGTGTCTGGTTGGGCCGGTGGCGGACCATCGCATTCCACCAGCCTTTCCGCTATTACTATATGTTCCGGAACAGTGTGCTGCTCTGGAAGCGCTCCTACATGCCCAGTGCTTGGAAACGCGCCGATAAATTCCGCACCTTGTCGGCTTTGATTTTTTTCACGATATTTTCATCCAATCGCCTTGCCAATCTTGCAATGATGTTGAAAGGCTTGTGGCACGGATTCAACAACCGCAGCGGAAAATTATTGAGCGCTTCGAAAAATTCAGATGGAAATTAAAACACATCGCTGGCAGCCAGTATCCATCGTCACTGTCAACTACAACGGCGGCTCGCTGCTGAATCAATGCGTGCATGCTGCGCTTGAGCAAGCACGGGAAGTGATTATTGTCGACAATGCCTCGTCTGATTCCAGTTTGACAGAACTCGAACAGCGCTTTTCCTCCAACGAGCGCTTCCAAACCATTCGCTTGCCCCATAATCGCGGTTTCGCTGCCGGTTGTAATACCGGCCTTAGCGCATCAACGCAACCTTATATTCTTTTTCTGAACCCGGATTGCATCCTGCAGGAAAATTCATTACAGCGCATGGTACAAGTACTAGAATCAGACCCGCGGATCGGCATGGTTGGCGGTTATCTTGTTAACCCCGACGGTTCCGAACAGGGCGGCGGGCGGCGGGCGATTCCTACGCCGTGGCGGGCTTTTGTACGCGCTTTCGGCTTATATCGCTTGGCAAAATACTGGCCAAAAGTGTTTTTTGATTTTCATCTGGATCAACAGCCTCTCCCCCAAGAACCTGTCGAAGTTGAGGCGATATCCGGCGCATTGATGCTGGTGCGGCGTCAAGCGATTGATGATGCAGGTTCCTGGGATGAGCAATATTTTCTGCATTGTGAAGATCTGGATTGGTGCATGCGATTCCAACAAAAAAACTGGAAAATTGTTTTTGTGCCGGATGCGCCGGTTATCCATTATCAAGGAACTTGCAGCCGCGCCCGGCCTTTCTTTGTCGCTTGGCACAAACACAAAGGCATGTTGCGTTTCTACCGCAAATTTTTCCGCCAGGAATACCCGAGGGTATTGATGGGATTGATTACTTGCGCTGTATGGCTGCGCTTCAGCGCCACCGTCATTTATTACGTCCTCAGAAACGGCTATCGCAAATTGGTACCCGGTCATGATTGAAAAACAAGTAGGCGTGCTGGGCGCGACAAGCTTGACCGGTGAGTGCATCCTGCGGCAATTGGTGCAACAGGGCTGGCATGTGCATGCATTTTCCCGGCAGGCAATTATTGACCACCACCCGAAAATAACCTGGAGGCGGATTCATCCAACCCAGCCGGCAGACTTTGACAGCAGTGACAATCCGATTCCTTACTGGTTATGCGCGGCTCCCATCTGGGTTTTACCCGAATACTTTGATTTGCTAATAGCCTACGGCGCGCAACGAGTTGTAGTATTATCTTCCACCAGTCGCTTTACCAAGGAAATTTCATCCGATCCTTTGGAAAAAAAAATTGTGCAGCGATTGATAGCAAGCGAAGACAAATTACAAACCTGGGCAACCGCGCATCGAATTGATTGGATTATCTTGCGGCCCACCTTGATTTACGGGCACGGTCGCGATAAGAATATCAGTGAAATAGCAGCGTTCATCCGCCGGTTTGGTTTTTTCCCTTTGTTTGGCGCCGCGCAAGGATTGCGGCAACCTATTCATGTCGAAGATGTTGCTTTGGCTTGTTGTAATGCACTTGATACTTTAAATTTGGCCAATCGTTCTTATAATCTTACCGGTGGAGAAGTCTTATCGTTTCGTGAAATGGTCCGGCGGGTATTCGAAGCACAAAATCTTCCCACAAGAATGTTCACGGTGCCCATGTGGCTATTTAAAATCGCACTCTGGGGATTAAAGCGGCTGCCTCGTTATCGCAGTTGGTCACCGGCAATGGCCGAAAGAATGAATCAGGATTTAAAATTCGATAGTTCGGAAGCGCAGCGGGATCTTAAACTGGTTCCCAGACCGTTTAAGCTTACGGCTATGGATTTACCTTATCAGTCCAGACAGTAGACAACTCATACCAAACCCATTTATTTTTGCAAGCAATCACAAAAAGCACACCTTCATGACGATTATTGACCGATGAAAATCAAACTGAAAGCACCGCAGAATGAAGTTGCGCTTGCATTAACCAGCTTCAAGAAAACTTTCCGGAACATCGGAGTTTTTAGCGCGGTGATCAATATGTTGATGCTCATGCCCGCCATCTATATGCTCCAGCTTTATGACAGCGTATTGACCAGCCGCAATGAGATGACGCTGTTGATGCTGACGCTGATCATGCTCGGCGCCTACGTTTTTATGGGCGCGCTCGAATATGTGCGCACCTTTGTTTTGATCCGCGTGGGCGCACAGCTTGACATGAAACTGAACAGGCGCGTCTACACCGCCGCCTTTGAAGCCAGTTTAAAACATGGCGATACCAACGCCGGTCAGGCTTTGAAAGATTTAACCAACATCCGGCAATTTCTTACCGGGAATGCGTTATTCGCTTTTTTTGATGCGCCCTGGTTTCCGATCTATATATTCGTGATCTTCATGTTTCATCCGGTATTGGGTGCATTTGCACTATGCGGCACCACCCTATTGATCATACTGGCTTATATCAACGAAAAAATTTCACATCAACCGCTGGCCGACGCCAATTCGGTTGCGGTCGCTTCCACCAATTTGGCCACAAACAATCTGCGCAACGCTGAAGTCATCGAGGCAATGGGAATGTTGCCGAATCTTCAATCCCGCTGGTACCAGTTGCACAGCCGTTTTCTTAATTTGCAAGCGGAAGCCAGCGAGAAATCCGGCATTGTCACGGCGCTATCCAAATCTTCCACCGTCGCATTGCAATCCATGATGCTGGGTCTTGGCGCTTTATTGGTGCTGGATAACAGCATTACACCCGGCATGATGATTGCCGGATCGATCCTGCTGGGCAGAGCGATCGCTCCGGTTCAGTTGTTAATCAGTGTATGGCGGCAAATCGGCGGTACTCGCAGTGCTTATGACCGATTGGTCAAATTGCTTGACGACAACCCGGCACGCAAAGCCGGAATGGCGCTGCCCAAGCCTCAAGGACTGATTACCGTCGAGAATGTCACAGCGGCGCCCCCCGGCAGTAAAATCCCGGTGATCAAGGGATTAACTTTTTCTCTTCCTGCGGGCGAAGTCCTGGGTATCATTGGCCCAAGCGGTTCCGGAAAATCAACCTTAGCGCGCCTGCTGGTCGGCGTATGGCCGGCCGCCGCCGGGAAGGTACGGCTCGACGGCGCCGATGTGTATCTTTGGAACAAAGATGAGTTAGGCCCGCATGTGGGTTATTTGCCCCAAGATATCGAATTATTTGCTGGATCCGTATCAGAAAATATCGCGCGCTTTGGCCAGATTGATGCGGAAAAGGTAATCCTGGCTGCCAAGCGCGCCGGCGTTCACGAAA
This is a stretch of genomic DNA from Nitrosomonas sp. sh817. It encodes these proteins:
- a CDS encoding glycosyltransferase family 2 protein; its protein translation is MKPLCEDIIPVIVTYNPDKVTLIASISALLEQVKIIVIVDNGSDNDVGSLLQQLQLPQPDALCFLALNQNFGLGKAFNAGIAIARNMHAAFVLLMDQDSIPEPDMLQELRRIHTRLSHQEKPVAAVGASYRNQTHEGLAPFTRLTQFGLAKIHCEGRTDFVQTDFLISSGTLISIQALDQIGGMDEDLFIDHIDTEWCFRAQSKGYKVFGACHAVMRHALGDRQVRVWLGRWRTIAFHQPFRYYYMFRNSVLLWKRSYMPSAWKRADKFRTLSALIFFTIFSSNRLANLAMMLKGLWHGFNNRSGKLLSASKNSDGN
- a CDS encoding glycosyltransferase family 2 protein; the protein is MEIKTHRWQPVSIVTVNYNGGSLLNQCVHAALEQAREVIIVDNASSDSSLTELEQRFSSNERFQTIRLPHNRGFAAGCNTGLSASTQPYILFLNPDCILQENSLQRMVQVLESDPRIGMVGGYLVNPDGSEQGGGRRAIPTPWRAFVRAFGLYRLAKYWPKVFFDFHLDQQPLPQEPVEVEAISGALMLVRRQAIDDAGSWDEQYFLHCEDLDWCMRFQQKNWKIVFVPDAPVIHYQGTCSRARPFFVAWHKHKGMLRFYRKFFRQEYPRVLMGLITCAVWLRFSATVIYYVLRNGYRKLVPGHD
- a CDS encoding NAD(P)-dependent oxidoreductase, encoding MIEKQVGVLGATSLTGECILRQLVQQGWHVHAFSRQAIIDHHPKITWRRIHPTQPADFDSSDNPIPYWLCAAPIWVLPEYFDLLIAYGAQRVVVLSSTSRFTKEISSDPLEKKIVQRLIASEDKLQTWATAHRIDWIILRPTLIYGHGRDKNISEIAAFIRRFGFFPLFGAAQGLRQPIHVEDVALACCNALDTLNLANRSYNLTGGEVLSFREMVRRVFEAQNLPTRMFTVPMWLFKIALWGLKRLPRYRSWSPAMAERMNQDLKFDSSEAQRDLKLVPRPFKLTAMDLPYQSRQ
- a CDS encoding type I secretion system permease/ATPase, which codes for MKIKLKAPQNEVALALTSFKKTFRNIGVFSAVINMLMLMPAIYMLQLYDSVLTSRNEMTLLMLTLIMLGAYVFMGALEYVRTFVLIRVGAQLDMKLNRRVYTAAFEASLKHGDTNAGQALKDLTNIRQFLTGNALFAFFDAPWFPIYIFVIFMFHPVLGAFALCGTTLLIILAYINEKISHQPLADANSVAVASTNLATNNLRNAEVIEAMGMLPNLQSRWYQLHSRFLNLQAEASEKSGIVTALSKSSTVALQSMMLGLGALLVLDNSITPGMMIAGSILLGRAIAPVQLLISVWRQIGGTRSAYDRLVKLLDDNPARKAGMALPKPQGLITVENVTAAPPGSKIPVIKGLTFSLPAGEVLGIIGPSGSGKSTLARLLVGVWPAAAGKVRLDGADVYLWNKDELGPHVGYLPQDIELFAGSVSENIARFGQIDAEKVILAAKRAGVHEMILNMPEGYDTHLGDGGAGLSGGQKQRLGLARAMYDDPSLIVLDEPNSNLDDTGEQALLAAIIDLRKRGKTIVLITHRTSILSATNKLLLLHDGTAKIYGPTQQVIEALTKQQQAQLAQKKADDPATQNQAPQATNNP